The DNA segment CTACATGCACGGCAGTCTGTTTGCCTTCTGGACCATTCATTTGCTCTCTCccattttttatccttttaaagtcTAAATCTCTAGATCTGGGAGCTGAAGTAACAAAAGGAATGAGTCTGCCCTTCTTAGCCATTCTCCCAAAACACCTCTGATGAAACCGAGACCTTATTCAGGTATGTGTTTTATTCTAAGCTTTCCCTGCACAGGCTCCCTATGTGTAGAGATGTGCAAAATCCATACTGACTGTGTTTCTACACCTTAACTTCCCCCAAAGGGGAGCGAAGATATTAAGCACTGGACCATAGCAGCAAGTTCGATTCTTCCGGCTCAAGTGACTTGCACAAACAGTCACTGTGATCACGTTAATTTAGGAGACGTCTGCTCTCTGGGAACAGGGTCTACAATGGAGACCATTTGGGCTTTGAGTCAAAATCAATAAacatgttccttttctttttttctcagagtTTTTTCTAACCCGGTATCAGGTTGACAAGGTAATTATGTTGAGTTAAGAAACTGTGGGTTCTTTAGGGAAATGATGCGTCAGACTAAGAATAGGAAGGTACAAAGGGTAGAGAGTGAGGGAAGTGTTCTTTAATAGTAATTATCTTGGTTGTGTAAAGTGTCTTTGTTCTCCAGAGCTTCATGTACTCTTCTTGTACTTTCTAAATTCTTCTTCTTCCCTCTCGAAAGGATGACAGCATAGAGGGAAACCATCTGCTAAAATCACTCCACGGGCCAGTTGGCCATGGGTATAACGTGACTCTGAaccctgcccctgcccacagAGGCAGAGGTCTTCATCTTTAAGGGTTCACTCTACTCCAACTAAATGGTAAACTCCTGGAAAAAAActagattttatatatttgtgtacaCCCCAGCACCTAACACAATGCCTGGCAAACAGCGGACAGAATTGTTTAGAAATGAAACTCACTTCAGTTTTCTGCTTAAAAATGTTTTAGGGAGTTCCTGTGATCTTGAAGGTGGCTTTAAGACCTTTAAGACCTACTCTAGGAACTCTCTCACATCCACCTCGTCTCAGTGAGGTTCTCCTTTGTGGTCCCCTTGTCCCCTGGGCTTCCTTTATTCCTGTTCACAGCACATTTATCATACATTGTCTGCCCAGCTTTACACTTTCAGCACTTTTAGGGGAGAGTGTGCTTGTTagtacttggcacacagtagatactcaataatGTTTGCTGCATGAATGAATATGTAAATGTTTACTCAATAACTGATCATGTTTTGGATCCTGGGAAGGTGAGGGAGGTGAGCTAGGAAATAAAGGTCAGAGTTGCTTTGGAGCTATGGTGGAGAGTCCGAAAAGTCACAAATAACAGCTATTTCAAGGAAAAAGGGCATTATTTTAGGGACTATTATGGAAAAGAAGCCCTAAAATGGAGGAGTAGCAGATGTATGAATATCTAAATGGAGAACAGACCTCACAAAATGAATCAAGTATTATTGAGGCCAATCCATCACTGCTCTAAATGAAGTTTTCTTTCGCCAGTATCCTGTGCTGATACAAACCTATTTTGTCTGTAAAAATTAGATGTTCCCAGACTCAGACTCCAGTGCAGATGAGGGCAAAAAGCTttcgaaaaaaaaaaattctacactGGATCTCACCTCAACTCAACAgacctattttctttttcaactgcAGAGTATAAAAAAGCAGCTCTTTAAGCTAAGAGAAGGCTTTTCAACAAAAGGATTCATCAGTGTGTGTATTATGCAGCTACATTTAGGACAGGCTGTGGCAAGGGTGGATGGCTGAAAGTTGTTCTGcagacagggaaacctgagaaTGAGTGCGGTGAATTCAGTCTGTACTTAGGACCAAGATGTGCTGGTAACAGGAATCCTGACTCGTAACCAAACAGAAATAGCCAAGAGTCTTGAAGTCTCCATTTTGGTGCATACCCTCCTGGTTTTCAGAGGGGGCTTCTTTTTGCTGAGCCCTTGACTGGAAGTCCCCATCTTGGCCCTAAAGTGGGAGAAAAAAGCCCAAGAAACATTACTGGCAGGGGCAACATCATCACATTCAAGCAAAAGTGTCCCAGATGAATATTTCAGCAGGTTGGCTATTTTTATGCCACTCCTGGCCTGCAGAATAAATTGTGTGGCCAAATTCTCTTTGGGTTCTGCTTTAATTCACAGGAGAATCACAATTTGAGACACTTGGGAATCTAGGGGTTGAGAAAGGGAAAATGTGATTGACAGTAGGGTTTTGAAATACTTGCTTGGGCATCAAAACACAGAGAAAGGGAAGATATGAGGCCCCATCTCTGCAAAAAATTCAGTCAAACAGAACCAAGCAAAACTTCATACCTCCAAGCACCCTCACATCCTACCTGTCTGGGAAAGGAATTTCCCACCTCTTCACTGACATGTGCATTTGGACAGTGTAGGGGTCAGCTCCTTCGTGATCCACCCTCACAGCCCCATATGTCCCCACTGCCCTTGTATGTCTTGGTGCCCACATAGCACCAGGAAAAGAACAGCTGCTTTCTGTGAACCTGAGCTGAAAGCACTTTGGGTTGGAGAGCAAACCACACCTTGGATTATTCCAGCATCTCTCTGTGGGTGCTAATATGAACAACTGAATTGTCTTACAGACTCATTCTGTCCCTGACAGAgaatcaaaagaagaaataagtagCCCCTACATTAGTAACTTCAACATGTTAAAAGCTGTGCTCAACACTCCCCATAATCTGCAGCACTTCAGCCAGTAAGTGAGGCATACCCTCTTACAGACAACTATGTTTCGGCCTGTACTACCTCTTAAGGTAGAGTTCCAAAAGCTGCACAGGTTCCGCGTGCAGCAGACACAACCACCCACACCTGCCAGAAAAGTGAGAGCAGGCACAAAGATAAACTGCTCACTGcataaaataagattatatttCATTCGTTCTCACTCTTTTGAGGCTTTCTCTATGTTCATGTATAATACTGTGGGGCTTCAGATCTTATGCCTTCtgagtgtcttttctttttcctttctcttttttggcaGGAACTGCTCGGCTTGTTGTTTAgcggctcagtcctgtccgactctttgagaccccatggactgcagcctgccagcctcctctatccgtgggatttcccaggcaagaacactggagtgggttgccatttccttcttcaggggatcttcccgacccagggatcagacccgcgtctcctgcattggcaggtggattctttacccctgagccaccaagatcttagttccccaaccagggatggaacctgtggcccctgcagtggaaactcagagtcctaaccactggaccaccagggaattcccttagtCCTCACTGAGAATAATAAACAGAAGAATTCTACTTTGCTGAAGAAGTAGATTTGCAAATTACATTGCAAATACCAACTTGCTTCCTTCCCTTAGTCCACCCACCCGAATAGCAGCTATGAATGAAGCCCTGAGACAGAGTGACTCGCCCCAACAGAGGGCAAGGCCTAACTCAAATGTAGGGTTCAGTGCCTCACCCAACACCACTGACCTGTCCAGCTCTGgcctggctggggagctgggcACTTCTCTGAGTTTTCGTTTCTTCAGCACAGCTTCTGCTGCTTTCCTCTCTTCCAGGACCTTCAGAGAGCAACCAGTTTCCTAAGACTCTTCCTTTCCCAGAGTTGCTCACATGAGGGCACCGTTAAGAGAACTTCCCATCTTTAAATTGCCAAAGGCAGCTTTTAACATCAGCTTTGTAAGTAAGGATAGACAAAGTCTCAGAAATCtagccaaaaagataaaaaattctcAAGTATACAATTCTTACTGGACCTGGGCAACAACCAAGGGGCAAAAAAGAAGACTCAACAGCAGCAAAACATGAGATAATAAGAGGCAATAAAGCAATTTTCATTTCATACAGAAAAGGCAAACTTACCAACCCAAGAGGACTGCTGTTCACTGATTTTCCTACAATAGGAAATTTGAATATCATAATGAAGCAAGGCTGTTTCTTCACTGACTTCTTAGAACTGGTCCTAGATAAACCTTTGGTGTGTGCCCTTTTCCCTTTCACCTGGTATCACTTTTCCTAGAAATACTGTCTTCaaactttttttctcccttattttaTTGTCATCTACAAGCTAAAAAGTCTGATACAGATAATATTATAACAACAAGTCACTTAAAGGGGGATGATCcctattataaaagaaaaaaggtggaACTTATGGCATCAGTGACAAATGAATTGAGGTATTTTGAGATAATgcctttgtacttttttttttccaaatcaaaCTGGTAGATGTCTCCTTGTCCCTCTATTTGTAAAAATAGCAATGGCCCCCAGAGATTAAAAATTGGGAGATATCTTTAAGATATTACTAAGATGAAAGTCATTAAATACTCTAAAATGGAAGGAATTATTTATATCATAGGTTATTTTTCATTGAGTTATTACCCTAAGTCACACTGTACTTTCCATTTCCCAGtacacatttaatattttcaacaaCCAATGACTATTATTAGTTTTCACCATTTCACAAAGGAGGCATACAAAGATTGAGTAATTTATCTAAGGTCACACACTCTTAAGTGGCAAATCCACCAAGATTTGAACCAGGCAGTCTAGCTTGGAGGACATGCTCCGGACTTCTGCAGTGTCAGTGTTCGGGCTCAATCTGGCTATCTCACCACTATTTCAGCTCTGCTAACCTGTGGATGTTCAACCTCCCCCTTGTCCTACTCCACTACCTACACTTCCATCCTTCTACTTACCTGGTGACAGATTTTCATGAAACCATTTCATCTCCACGTACAGAGTGAAAACAAATGGATAAGGGACCAAGACAGCTTCCCCATGTTTGAACTTCAGATGGGACACTCTTTCCCATTTGCTTTTATCTGGGAAATGTGCTAAGGAGTGAGGATGTAGCCAGTATGAATCCCTGAGTACTATTTAAGAGAAAAGACTCCATCTCCTTTCCTTGACCTACCCTCCAAACTGCATGGATTTGCTGCTTCCACTTGAATCTACAGTGTGAATTGTAGTTCATTTCCACCCAGGAAAGAAAGGATACAGGGAAATACAATAAAGTGTTCTGTAGCAAATGGCTGTAAATTATCCAGGTTTCCTAAGACCGCACGAATAGAatcctgaaaaaacaaaaatgtgaaataactTTAAGACTAATTGCAGCCAATCTATCAATTTATCTTTATCACTGCTCTTCACATACCCTATACTCTTTTCAAGTCCAACTACTAGCTGTTCCCTGAATATACCTTCCACTTCTCCACTTCTCTGCTCTTGCCTGAAATACCCTTTTAGTCTATCATCATATGACTAAATTCTACTTATCCTTTTCTGGCACAACTCAAAAGCCATGTCCTCCACAAAATTTTCCCTGATTTCCCAAGTTGAATTAACTA comes from the Odocoileus virginianus isolate 20LAN1187 ecotype Illinois chromosome 28, Ovbor_1.2, whole genome shotgun sequence genome and includes:
- the MAJIN gene encoding membrane-anchored junction protein, which gives rise to MSLKPFTYPFPETRFLHAGPNVYKFKIRYGNSIRGEEAENKEVIVQELEDSIRAVLGNLDNLQPFATEHFIVFPYKSKWERVSHLKFKHGEAVLVPYPFVFTLYVEMKWFHENLSPGKSVNSSPLGLVLEERKAAEAVLKKRKLREVPSSPARPELDRAKMGTSSQGLSKKKPPLKTRRNRERKIQRECQKTPAFDVTDVQDQDPKWEDGPAGTTIPPPQQNSPPPAEGPAELGTSGFFGFLTSLFPFSYFFRRSSQ